A window of Thermodesulfobacteriota bacterium genomic DNA:
TCGGCCCGGGTCAATGTTCCGGAGCTCGACGAGGCGCTTATCCGGCGGGCGATGGCAGGCGCGGGTCTGGCAGGCCGAGACCCGGCGGACTACTTGGTGGAGCGGCGCGTCGCCGATCGCCAGGGCACGGCGCTGGTGTTTCGGGAAGCTGCCGTGCTGCTCTTTGCCCGCAAGAGTATCGCCATAGCCAATCCTCATGCGGGCCTTCGGCTGTTTCGTGTCCGGGGCGCCGAGCGGAGATTGGGCGCCCACCACAATGTCCAGGAGTTGCCCCGCATCGAAGGGAATCTGCCTTGCCTGATCGAGGAGACCTATCGAGTTCTCTCGGAGCTCATCCCCAGGTCGGCGAAGCTCCACGACCTCTTCTTCCGCGAGATGCCCGAGTACCCGACGTTTGCCTGGCAGGAGGCGGTGGTCAACGCCGTCGCCCATCGCGACTATGGGGTCAGCACCCGCGGGATCGAGGTCTGGCTCTATGACGACCGCCTGGAGGTGAAGAGCCCCGGCGGCCTCCTGGCCGAGGTCTCCCTGGAAGCGCTTCGCACGCGCAAGCCCGCCCACGCGAGCCGAAATCCGAGGATCGCGCGGGTTCTCACGGAGCTTGGTTTCATGCGCGAGCAGGGCGAGGGCATCCCTCGGATGATCGAGGAGATGGAGCAGCATTGGCTCCCGCCCCCGGAGTTTGCGGCCGATCCCGGCGAGTTCCGGGTCGTTCTCCGGAACACCCCGGTGCTGGAGGCCGGAGACCCGGAGTGGACGCGCATCGTCCGGGACCTTCCGATCAGCATCCGCCAGAAGCGGATTCTGGTCGGTGCGGCCGAGGGTGCCTTCACGAACGGGGACTATCAGCAGCTCAACCAGGTCGACCGTGATGTGGCGTACCGGGAGATCCAGGAACTCGTCAAGGCGAAGCTGGTGGAGCCCCTCCCGGGCGGCAGGGGACGGGGAGCCCGTTACCGGGTTGCCCGCCCAAAGCCGGTGTCGAAGACGGAGGCGCTCCGCTCGCGCATGGAGGAGAAGGGGCGGGTGGCCAACGCGGACTACCGGGAGGTCTTTGGAGTGTCCCGTGGCCAGGCAATGGAGGCCCTGCGGCAGCTGTGCGAGCGTGGAGTGCTCGTCCCTGTGGGGAGGCGAGGGCGAGGCGCGCACTACGTACCCGGGCCTGGCTGGTCTGGATGGCGGGAATGAGGCGAAATGCGGGCGAAATGCACGGAAATGAACGCGACCGCTAGAAACGCGCGCGCAGACTGGGCTGCTCCCTCCGCAATTCTCGGGCAATCGGTTCGGCGCTCGCTCGTGGGGCCGCATGTGAGCTTCAAGGATGAAAGGCCATAGCATGTCGCTGCACCCCATCCTCGCCCTTGACCACGTCATCGCGGAGTACCGCGACTACCTCCACTCGGAGTTCCGCGCCAAGGATGCGGGCCTGCGGAAATCCTTGGAGGAGGAGCTCGACAAGCCCCTCTTCCTGGCCCAGGAGCCCTTCTTCCAGGCCCACCGCCCCTTCCGTAAGGGCAAGCGCTGGCGCGACCTGCCGTTGGACGCGAAGCTCGCCCGGGTGATGGAGGAACGGTCGAAGGACGAACGGGCCTATCTGCACCAGTCCGAGGCCATCGCCGAGCTCCTGAGCCCGAGCCCGCGGCCCGTGGTCGTCACCACCGGGACCGGCTCTGGGAAGACAGAGGCCTTCCTCCTTCCGGTGATCCAGAACGCCCTCCAGGACGCCACGCGCTTCAAGCGAAACGGCCTCACCGCGATCCTCGTCTACCCCATGAACGCCCTGGCCAACGACCAGGAGCTGCGGATCAACGAGTATCTCACGGCCTCGGGGTTCGCCGGCGTGGTGAAGGTGGCGAAGTACGACCGCGGCACGAGCCAGAGCGAGCGGGAGGAGCTTCGGAAGAGCCCGCCCCACGTCCTGCTCACCAACTACATGATGCTGGAGTACCTGCTGGTCCGGCCCGCGGACCGGGAGGACATCTTCGCCAACCACCGGTGCCGGTTCCTGGTCCTGGACGAGGTGCACACCTACCGGGGCACGCTGGGGAGCAACATCGCCCTCCTCATTCGCCGCGTGAAAGCGCACCTTGCGCAGGCGCGGCAGGACTGGAAGCCCGACGTGCCCGAGGGGGAGCGAGCCTCTCGCTATCCGGCGCTCGTCCCGGTGGGCACGTCGGCCACGATCAAGAGTGTATCGGGGGAGGGGCCTTCGCCGGAGGAGGCCAAGAAGCTCCGGGACGAGGCGGTGCAGGAGTTCTTTGCCAAGCTCACGGGCGCCCCGGCCGGGAAGATCCACGTGTTCGGCGAGGAACTGGAGTCGGCCACGGTGCCGAGCGAGGCCGGGTATCCGCCGATGCCATCGGCCCCGGAGCGCCTCGACGTTTCGACGCCCGAAGCCCTGGGCAAGGCCCTGAGCGCCCTGGCCGGGGTGCCGTCGGGCACGGCCTTGGAGGCGGCGGCCCGCCGGTGCCGGCTCCTCTGGGATCTGAACCGCTGGCTGGTGGGCAAGCCCTCGTCGGTGAGCGAGTTGGCGGCGCGGCTCCGGGCCGAGGTGCCGCAGCGGAAGGGGGCGCCGGAGCCCGACCTTCGGAAGGAGGTCGAGGCCGGGCTGGTGATCGGGGCCGCCCTGCCGGATGGGACCCCGGGGTCGCTGCGGCTCCGCGCCCATCGGTTCCTGCGGGGCGGGTGGCGGTTCCACCGGTGCGTGAACCCGGAGTGCGGCCGGCTTTACCCGATGGGGGAGGAGCAGTGCCCGTGCGGGCACGCCACCGCGCCCCTCTACTTATGCCGGAACTGCGGGGCCGACTACCTGCGCTTTTCGGGCGACCCGGAGGCAGGCCCGCTTCGACCGAGCGCCAACCCGAACGAGAAGCCGGAGCTCCTCCTCTATCAGCCGGCCAAGTTCGAGGGGGAGGCCGAGGAGTTCGATCCCGAGGCCGACGGGGAGGACGCCCCGAGGCCCAGCCGGAAGAAGGCCCCCCAGCGCATGAAGGGGGAGAAGGTGCTTCACGGCTCCTTCGACGTGCGCACCCTGGCCTTCAGCGACGACCCCACCGACTACGGCCTGCGCGTCACCTTGGCGCCGGCGCGGACCCAGTGCCTTTGCTGCGGAGGGACGGCCGGGAGCCGAAACGTGCTGACCCCGGTGTCGCTGGGGACCTCGGCCGCCTTGAAGGTGGCCGCGGAGGGCCTGGTGGAGACCCTGGCCGAGGCCAACCGGGGCAAGGCCGACCACGACGGCAAGGAGAGGCTGCTCATCTTCAGCGACAGCCGCCAGGATGCAGCCCACCAGGCCCGGTTCATCCTCTTCGCGAGCCGCTACGATCGCATGCGGCGCCGGGTGGTTCGCCTCCTCCAGGAGCACGGCCCCCTGGGCCTGCAGCGGCTCGTGGAGCTCCTGGGCGAGCTCGCCACCCAGGCGTCGGACCTGAACAAGCACGTGCCCCGGGATCCGGACGCGTGGCTCGGGTCGGAGGAGCGGGAGAGGATCCGGGCGTGGGAGGAGGCGCCGGTCCTCGACGAGATCGCGGTCAACGCCGGGTACCGAGGCACGGTGGTAAACCTGGGCCTCGTGGGCGTGGCCTACCACGAGCTCGGCGACTACGTGCGCCAGCGGGGCCAGGGCACCGCCGCGGCGCTGGGCATCGGGCTGCCCCAACTGGAGTACCTGTGCCGGTGCATCCTGGACGATCTGCGCACGCGGGCCGCGCTCTCCCGGGCGATCCTGCGGTACCACCCGAACCACTCCGGGTTCCCGGACGCCTTCCGTACCGCCGAGTGGGAGCGGCGCATCCGCGCCCCGAGCGGGTACGCCGCCACGGAGAAGGGGGAGGCCCAGCCCTACCTGGACGCGCTGGACGTGCCCGATGGAATCAAGGCATGGAACGTCTGGCGCCGGCCCGGGGCAGGCGGCCGGGCGCCACGGCTGGAGCGGCTGGTGCGAAACCTGCTCGCCTGCTTCGGTGCCGCCGACCCGGACGAGGGGACCTCCGTCGCCCTCCTGGAGTTCCTCCGGAAGCCCGGCGGCTTCCTGGTGCCCGCCGAGCTCTTCGGCTTCCGGAAGTCCCGAGGCCTTCTCCAGGTGAACGCGGAGCGGGTGCGGCTCGTCCTCCTGAGCGAAGAGAATCGCTACCGGTGCGGGGTGTGCGGCGCGCCGGAACCGCTCGCGGCCGAGGCGCTCCCTTGCCCCCGCTGCCACGGGACCCTGCGCCGCTGGACCGAGGCCGAGGTGGCGGACCACCGGGCGGTGAAGCGGATCCGCGCCGAGACGGTGATTCCGCTCGTGGCCCGAGAGCACACGGCCCAGGTGACGAACGACGACCGGATCGAGATCGAGGACCAGTTCAAGGCCCCGGCGGCCCAGTCGAAGGTGAACGTGCTCGCCTGCTCGCCGACCTTGGAGATGGGGATCGACGTGGGCGGCCTCGACGCGGTGGCGCTGCGCAACGTGCCCCCCCGGCCCGACAACTATGCCCAGCGGGGCGGCCGGGCCGGCCGGCGCTCCCGGGTGGGCCTGGTGCTCGGGTACGCCCGCGCGACGCCCCACGACCAGTACTTCTTCGACAAGCCGGCCGAGATGATCGCCGGCGAGGTGCCGGCGCCGGCGCTCGCCCTGGGCAACCGCGACGTGCTGCTGCGCCACGTGAACGCCATCGCCTTCGGCGCGGCCGACCCGGGGCTCGCAGGGAAGATGGCCGAGTACGTCTCGCCCCTGGGCCAGGTGAAGGTCGAGGCCGTGGAGGCCTTGGTCGACGCCGTGACCCGCCAGTTCGGCCACGCCCGGGACCTCGCCCGGCAGGCCTTCGGGGACGGGGTGCTGGCTGCGGCCGGGATCTCGGAGGAGGGGCTCAAGGCAGAGCTCGGGAAGCTGCCGGAGCGGATTCGCGACGTGGTGCAGCGCACCGCGCGACAGGTGGCCGAGCTCCGGCGCGCCGTGGACGCCTACGCCGAAAACCTGCTCGGCAAGGGCGCGGCCATGCGGGCCGGCGACCTGGTGGGCCGGCTCCTGGGCCTTCCTCGGGAGGGAAAGCGGGACCAGGGCGAGGCCGACGACCGCTCGGCCGGCTACCCGCTGCGGCGGCTCGCCGAGTTCGGCATCCTCCCGGGCTACGAGTTCCCCACCGAGCCCGCGTCGCTTCGCCTCATGAGCGATCCCCACGAGGAGGAGCCGGTCACCGTGGGCCGGCGTTTCGGCCTCGCCCAGTTTCAGCCCGACGCCCAGGTATACGCCCGGGCCCGGCGCTGGCGGGTGATCGGCCTCGACACCTCGTCGCCCTGGAACCCGCAAGACGCCGGGCCGAGCTGGGTGTATCGGATCTGCGCGGCCTGCGCGCTCCACTACCGGGGGGACCAGCCCCGCTGCCCGAGATGCCGGGACACGAAGGCCCTGAAGCCCCATCCGGCCGCGGAGTTCGGGGGGTTCCTGGCGCGCCGGGACGAGAGTCCGGTGCTGGACGAGGAAGAGCGCTACCAGATGAAGAACTTGGTGCGCTCCTACCCCCAGTGGGACGGCGACGTGGTGGGCCGCTGGGCCGTGAACGGCTGGAGCCTTCGCCTCTCCCGCGGGGAGGAGGTCCACTGGCTGAACGAGGGGCTGCCACCGACCGAGGCGGACTTCAAGAACGGCGTGCCGCTTCTGCACCCAGATGCCAAGGGGTTCCTGCTGTGCGGCGGCTGCGGCGCCATGCTCACCATCCCGGACGAGGAGGGCAAGAAGGGCGGC
This region includes:
- a CDS encoding DEAD/DEAH box helicase — its product is MSLHPILALDHVIAEYRDYLHSEFRAKDAGLRKSLEEELDKPLFLAQEPFFQAHRPFRKGKRWRDLPLDAKLARVMEERSKDERAYLHQSEAIAELLSPSPRPVVVTTGTGSGKTEAFLLPVIQNALQDATRFKRNGLTAILVYPMNALANDQELRINEYLTASGFAGVVKVAKYDRGTSQSEREELRKSPPHVLLTNYMMLEYLLVRPADREDIFANHRCRFLVLDEVHTYRGTLGSNIALLIRRVKAHLAQARQDWKPDVPEGERASRYPALVPVGTSATIKSVSGEGPSPEEAKKLRDEAVQEFFAKLTGAPAGKIHVFGEELESATVPSEAGYPPMPSAPERLDVSTPEALGKALSALAGVPSGTALEAAARRCRLLWDLNRWLVGKPSSVSELAARLRAEVPQRKGAPEPDLRKEVEAGLVIGAALPDGTPGSLRLRAHRFLRGGWRFHRCVNPECGRLYPMGEEQCPCGHATAPLYLCRNCGADYLRFSGDPEAGPLRPSANPNEKPELLLYQPAKFEGEAEEFDPEADGEDAPRPSRKKAPQRMKGEKVLHGSFDVRTLAFSDDPTDYGLRVTLAPARTQCLCCGGTAGSRNVLTPVSLGTSAALKVAAEGLVETLAEANRGKADHDGKERLLIFSDSRQDAAHQARFILFASRYDRMRRRVVRLLQEHGPLGLQRLVELLGELATQASDLNKHVPRDPDAWLGSEERERIRAWEEAPVLDEIAVNAGYRGTVVNLGLVGVAYHELGDYVRQRGQGTAAALGIGLPQLEYLCRCILDDLRTRAALSRAILRYHPNHSGFPDAFRTAEWERRIRAPSGYAATEKGEAQPYLDALDVPDGIKAWNVWRRPGAGGRAPRLERLVRNLLACFGAADPDEGTSVALLEFLRKPGGFLVPAELFGFRKSRGLLQVNAERVRLVLLSEENRYRCGVCGAPEPLAAEALPCPRCHGTLRRWTEAEVADHRAVKRIRAETVIPLVAREHTAQVTNDDRIEIEDQFKAPAAQSKVNVLACSPTLEMGIDVGGLDAVALRNVPPRPDNYAQRGGRAGRRSRVGLVLGYARATPHDQYFFDKPAEMIAGEVPAPALALGNRDVLLRHVNAIAFGAADPGLAGKMAEYVSPLGQVKVEAVEALVDAVTRQFGHARDLARQAFGDGVLAAAGISEEGLKAELGKLPERIRDVVQRTARQVAELRRAVDAYAENLLGKGAAMRAGDLVGRLLGLPREGKRDQGEADDRSAGYPLRRLAEFGILPGYEFPTEPASLRLMSDPHEEEPVTVGRRFGLAQFQPDAQVYARARRWRVIGLDTSSPWNPQDAGPSWVYRICAACALHYRGDQPRCPRCRDTKALKPHPAAEFGGFLARRDESPVLDEEERYQMKNLVRSYPQWDGDVVGRWAVNGWSLRLSRGEEVHWLNEGLPPTEADFKNGVPLLHPDAKGFLLCGGCGAMLTIPDEEGKKGGRKAARKGKGEADPYGHRANCLHQGQKPAPLALATATKAEILRLLVPVPEGLSEEQAKPWGLTLGYALRAGMRHLYMLDGPEIEFELEGPWLPEEEGQKLKRLALAFIDPSLGGTGYLRRIADEMHLVARRALDHLDHKECETACYRCLKSYVNQRNHEHLRWPLAVPALEALAGDAPEPRPGQLGDIDDPKPWLEAYAAGVGSPLELKFWKLFEAHGFHPEKQVPVAPSDGEAAISIADFAVPERRLAIYVDGAAFHVGANLRRDRAIRERLRNGAPGWTVVELRAKDLADVVGLVGGLTGAIAS
- a CDS encoding ATP-binding protein, whose product is MSDTLPDLRVLLRQEEGQYFDRKSLWDGPPERKKTRNRRAVRDEIAKYVAAFANADGGILVMGAEDNGAPTGHGYDPAAVEDFLAVPERRLQPRQKPGRRVAFDGVELLVFSVEPSPAPVMVAGDGFPFRVHDSVVLMAESHIASVKQQGLVESAESRWSARVNVPELDEALIRRAMAGAGLAGRDPADYLVERRVADRQGTALVFREAAVLLFARKSIAIANPHAGLRLFRVRGAERRLGAHHNVQELPRIEGNLPCLIEETYRVLSELIPRSAKLHDLFFREMPEYPTFAWQEAVVNAVAHRDYGVSTRGIEVWLYDDRLEVKSPGGLLAEVSLEALRTRKPAHASRNPRIARVLTELGFMREQGEGIPRMIEEMEQHWLPPPEFAADPGEFRVVLRNTPVLEAGDPEWTRIVRDLPISIRQKRILVGAAEGAFTNGDYQQLNQVDRDVAYREIQELVKAKLVEPLPGGRGRGARYRVARPKPVSKTEALRSRMEEKGRVANADYREVFGVSRGQAMEALRQLCERGVLVPVGRRGRGAHYVPGPGWSGWRE